The Bos indicus x Bos taurus breed Angus x Brahman F1 hybrid chromosome 21, Bos_hybrid_MaternalHap_v2.0, whole genome shotgun sequence genomic interval ACCATCAGGCAGCTGAGAAGACCAGAGGCACAGGTAGAGCCGGGGCACGTGGACCCCGAAGCTGTGCCCACCCAGCCTATCCCGCAGGCAGGTCCGGTCGGGGGAATTCatcctctgtgtgtctgtccgaCCCGGGTGTGGTGGAGCAGATCACACATGGTTGGTAGGTACAGGAAGGTGAACCGAAGCACAAACATCCCCCTGGCAGGCTCAGGGCTTGGGAGGAGATGGGAGCTGCGGGACCTGGGACAATAGAGAACAAGGTCAAGGGCAAAGGGATGGAAGGGGTGGAGTGCAGGGGCGGGGGTTGTGGAGAGGCTGGGGTCTGGATAGGGGAGCTAGGGGGTCAGTGCTGGTCCCCAGAGCCCAGGCCTTATCCCCAAGTCGGCGGCTTGGCGTGAGAAGACCTGGATCGGAAACTTGACTCTGTGATCTCGACCAGTCATCGTATGTCTCAACCCCCCTGCCCCGTTTTATGACCTATAAAGTTAAATACTATCCAGGTCTGGTGATGTGATGGTCAAAGGACTATGCCCACGCCTATGAAGCACCGTGCAGCTATGCGCCCCTAATATTAAGGACTTGATTGGCTCCTGAGGTGTTAAAGGAGAGCGAGCGTGGGTCCCAGCCCCAGGGATGACTGGAGGTCAGCGCAGTTGGGGATGGGGGTCAGCACAGCCTCCACGGCGGGGAGGAGGGGCGTCCCCTTTTCCTGACCTGGTCCTAGGGTGCTCACCTCATCACTCATCCTCTGGGTCCGGCATCTGCTCCAGGAGCATGTCCTCGGTGCCGCCGATCTGTGAGAGGGGGAAGTGGAGGCCAGAGCCGGGGATCTTCCGTCCCCTCCCACTCCGGGCCCTGGGATTGGGGTAGCAGCTGGGAACCTGTGTGTGGGGGGGACCCCAGGGGCCCCTCGTCCCCCCAGCCTGCAGCATTGGACTGCCCACTAGAGAGACACCTGCCACCAAGGGGGCTTCTGTTGGAGACCCCTGAGGGTGGCTGGTCATTCCCTTTTAATGTCTCACCAATCCAGTCCTAAAAATACCTGCCATTGTAaagtccctctttttttttttttgtcacaagTGGAGGGAACAGATAGACTGCAGGGGCCagacatgggggtgggggagcggggCCAGCCACGACCACCTTATGGGTCCCCGGAGAAGCCCACACTTGCCTCGATATGGTACACTATGCGCCAGAAACTGGAGTCTGAGGCTCGGTACCTCCTCCCGGGGTAGAGCTGCCACATGACGGGCAGCAGGTACGGGCCCAGCTGGCTGGGGGACACAGGATCCCCCAGGGGCACGTCTTCCTGACGCATGAGGACTTGGAGGCTACCTTCTatctgaagagaagagaaggccgGGGCACACCCTCAGGACACAATACCCACGGGCTGTGTGGCCACCCGCCCAGCCTGCAGCTGAGATGCTGATGGTCACTGCTCCCCGAAGATCCAGTCCCTAAGCCAGACAACGCTCCTCTCAAGGGGCTCAGGCTGGGCCAGGATGAGCAGCACTTGAATGGGTCTAGATACCCAGATGGGACCGCAGAAGATCCACCTTGTGGTGACCAGTGCCTAGTTGCTAGGGAATGCCACGGGGCCCCGGGGCTTCTGTAACCATGGCATCTGGGGTCTGCTTCAGCTGATGTGGGATGTTCTTGGATTATTCATTATCATGCATCCCCTTTGAAACAAGATCTCCCCAGACCCTGGAATCAGGTAACAACAGAGCATGTTTCACCATCTCCACCGTAGTCCCTGTTTCATTGCCTCTCACTAGACTACAGAGACAACTGCCCAGCCTGCCGCCTAGTTGGTCCTGTGGCCCAAAGCCAAGTCTCAGCCCCACAGCCAGGGTGCGTGTCTAAAAATCTTGTCTCTCCCCTGCTGGATGCCCTTTGACAGCTTCCAATCGCAGGCAGATGAACTGGAATCTTCACCGTGGCCCACAGGCCTGCTGAGCCAGGTCCCTGCCTCTCTCACCTCCTCCTGTTCCATCCCAGTTCCTTCATCCACTCTGGCCACACTGACCTCCTCGCCATGTCTGGGACACACACTCCCTCCAAGTAGAAATCCCTCCTACTTGctgtcctctgcctggaacattgtCCCCTAAATCCATGCAGGACTCACATCCTTTTTAAAGGCAGGTCTCAGTTCGAATGAATGTATATCTATAAAGACAAATGCCAGAAGAATCCAACTCTATGATATCCATAAGGGGcgtgcccaaacccatgtccaaaaAGGTTTCAGAGAAAATGACCGGCAATTTGCAGGTACATGGAAATGAAGACTCTGGAGGGGACCTGCATGAAGACCCCACGCCACTGGTTCTTGCCTGCCATCCCACTGGAGTTATCCTACACAACTTCCCCTCCGCCTCACCTACTGTGCTGTCCCTCTCCCTGAGTAGAAGATCAGCTTCACAAGCAGTGGGATTTAATCCCACTCACTGCAAATCCCCACAGCTTAGAATTTTTGGCGTATCAACCAAACACTTATTCAATGATTATTTTTCCAAAGTGGAAACAGCTTTTCAAATTTTATCTATGAAGTA includes:
- the TCL1A gene encoding T-cell leukemia/lymphoma protein 1A — translated: MAEGAFFGAHTPLHPDHLWIWEKAVYVDENQRTWLPITIEIEGSLQVLMRQEDVPLGDPVSPSQLGPYLLPVMWQLYPGRRYRASDSSFWRIVYHIEASVGFSGDP